In the Bacillus shivajii genome, one interval contains:
- a CDS encoding GNAT family N-acetyltransferase, which produces MKYQQNINFFELYETTGWNKEKFTADDLFYAINNSWYLAAAYEGEQLVGFGRIISDGIYQTFIGHMIVHPSYHGQGIGKEVMTRLLNKCESSGIKWVQLTCAHGKSGFYKKFRFEERPLEGPGMQKYL; this is translated from the coding sequence ATGAAGTACCAGCAAAACATCAATTTTTTTGAACTATACGAAACAACGGGATGGAACAAAGAGAAGTTTACAGCAGATGATTTGTTTTATGCGATAAACAATAGTTGGTACCTTGCTGCTGCTTATGAAGGAGAGCAACTAGTAGGGTTTGGTAGAATCATTTCAGACGGAATCTATCAAACGTTTATCGGGCATATGATTGTTCATCCTAGTTACCACGGCCAAGGAATTGGGAAAGAAGTAATGACAAGGCTCCTTAATAAATGCGAATCGAGTGGAATAAAGTGGGTGCAATTGACGTGTGCGCATGGGAAGTCTGGCTTTTACAAGAAGTTTAGATTTGAAGAAAGGCCGCTAGAAGGGCCTGGGATGCAAAAGTACTTGTAG
- a CDS encoding NUDIX hydrolase, with protein MGYIENIRASVGNMPIILVSAGVIIEDGNNVLLCYRKDTNDWGLPGGYMEPGETVLETAFRELKEEMKVIPDDLQFYRIFSGQDFYHEYPNGDQVYSVIVMFTTSSSFVGKITVDHQEIEEAKFFSLDSLPPKLTKTTQNILEVYKNG; from the coding sequence ATGGGTTACATTGAAAATATACGTGCAAGCGTTGGGAACATGCCTATTATTCTTGTTTCTGCCGGAGTGATCATAGAAGATGGAAATAACGTATTGTTATGTTACCGAAAAGATACAAATGACTGGGGATTACCAGGCGGATATATGGAACCGGGTGAAACTGTGTTGGAAACTGCGTTCCGCGAACTAAAAGAAGAGATGAAAGTAATACCAGATGACCTACAATTTTATCGTATTTTTTCTGGACAAGACTTCTATCATGAGTATCCAAATGGCGATCAAGTATACAGCGTCATTGTTATGTTTACAACATCTTCGTCGTTCGTTGGAAAAATAACCGTTGATCATCAAGAAATCGAGGAGGCGAAATTCTTCTCGCTTGATTCTCTCCCACCAAAACTTACGAAGACAACGCAGAACATTTTAGAGGTATACAAAAATGGCTAG
- a CDS encoding GNAT family N-acetyltransferase → MEKKVDIQLVQDIRGLTDVEAFQQTIWNSVTAVHHLIASVNAGGHVIGAYDEDRLVGFCYGFPGFKNNENVLISHMMGVDPAYRNKGIGEQMKRYQKEWAMRYSNEKIQWTYDPLEARNGYLNVHKLGGYVQTYYPSYYGEMDNDEINHGLPTDRFLLELDLKDRPCTKVEGPVEAKELVSALVEHSFVVPVKKELAIKESTYKISVPANIHEMKKSNLDIALKWRYALRESFSDLFSKGYRVVDMNKNKDETGVHHYIVKKEGYDA, encoded by the coding sequence ATGGAGAAGAAGGTTGATATTCAATTGGTTCAAGACATCCGGGGGTTAACAGATGTTGAAGCTTTCCAACAAACGATTTGGAATAGTGTGACCGCCGTTCATCATTTAATCGCCTCCGTCAATGCTGGAGGGCACGTCATCGGTGCTTACGATGAAGACCGTTTAGTCGGTTTTTGCTACGGCTTTCCAGGGTTTAAAAACAACGAAAACGTGCTGATTTCTCATATGATGGGGGTTGATCCAGCTTATCGAAATAAAGGTATTGGGGAACAGATGAAACGATACCAAAAAGAATGGGCAATGCGTTACAGCAATGAAAAAATTCAGTGGACATACGACCCGTTAGAAGCGAGAAACGGTTATTTAAATGTACATAAGCTAGGGGGTTACGTTCAAACGTATTATCCGTCTTATTATGGTGAAATGGATAACGATGAAATTAATCATGGACTCCCGACTGACCGATTTTTACTAGAATTGGATTTAAAAGACCGACCTTGTACCAAGGTAGAAGGCCCTGTTGAAGCGAAAGAACTAGTCAGTGCTTTGGTCGAACATTCATTCGTTGTACCTGTAAAAAAGGAGCTAGCAATCAAAGAGTCTACCTATAAAATCTCCGTCCCAGCAAACATTCATGAGATGAAAAAAAGTAACCTCGATATTGCTTTAAAGTGGAGATACGCTCTTCGTGAATCTTTCAGTGATTTGTTTTCAAAGGGGTATCGAGTAGTTGACATGAATAAAAACAAAGACGAAACGGGCGTGCATCATTACATCGTTAAAAAGGAGGGCTACGATGCTTGA